The following are from one region of the Anabrus simplex isolate iqAnaSimp1 chromosome 8, ASM4041472v1, whole genome shotgun sequence genome:
- the LOC136879185 gene encoding heat shock 70 kDa protein 14-B, with product MSAVFGIHVGNSSACVALFKDGKVEVIANDSGDRITPTVFAMTETEKMVGLAAKVNMARNSASTIVHNKQFLNESVDSTELEEAIKKSTCKVITEGDGVKYELKCGDKTVVMTPEDIATSIFSKLCAIASSALRSESDLRAVLCVPLHFSQSSRQTVMRAAEEAGLEVLHVISEPGASLMAHGVGVNNPEDESLCLVYRLGGISLDVTVLRVRGGMYSVCSTVHKAALGGDKFTKILAEYLAGEFRQKWKLDPRDSRRSMMKLTTAAETCKHVLSTMSTAHCFVESLCEGVDLSHNITRARFESLIASVLQEYLQPVSEALAKAQIESSSIDKVVLSGGSVKIPKLQQTFADRFSQAEVLGGMNPDEVIAIGAARHGSYLSDPTDPDCELLAMEVSAMSRALYVKQLSAPEFLCVIPAFTPVPVKRVKKYSVQSCAEVWFELYEEKETLLGKVLLRDIETPTQVTVEISISSVGGVHATFTDNSSKKKCSLKLNPPV from the coding sequence ATGTCTGCTGTGTTCGGAATTCACGTTGGCAATTCATCGGCGTGTGTGGCGTTATTCAAAGACGGTAAGGTGGAGGTTATAGCCAACGATTCTGGTGATCGAATTACTCCTACTGTGTTCGCAATGACCGAAACTGAGAAGATGGTGGGGTTAGCTGCTAAAGTAAATATGGCAAGAAATAGTGCATCAACTATTGTTCACAATAAACAATTTTTGAACGAGTCTGTAGATTCAACGGAGTTGGAAGAAGCAATTAAGAAAAGTACATGTAAAGTCATTACAGAAGGAGATGGTGTGAAATATGAACTAAAGTGTGGAGATAAAACCGTTGTAATGACCCCAGAAGACATTGCGACTTCCATATTTAGCAAGTTGTGTGCAATTGCTAGCAGTGCTTTGCGATCAGAAAGTGATTTGAGGGCTGTTCTCTGTGTGCCCCTACATTTTTCTCAGAGCAGCCGGCAGACAGTAATGCGCGCTGCTGAGGAAGCTGGCTTGGAAGTACTTCATGTGATCAGCGAACCAGGAGCATCTTTAATGGCCCATGGAGTTGGTGTCAACAATCCTGAAGATGAAAGCCTTTGTCTGGTATACAGGCTGGGAGGCATATCATTGGATGTTACAGTTCTGAGAGTGCGTGGTGGAATGTATTCCGTTTGTAGCACTGTTCATAAGGCAGCCTTAGGTGGGGACAAATTTACAAAGATTCTTGCTGAATACTTGGCAGGAGAATTCAGACAGAAATGGAAACTAGATCCTCGAGATAGTCGTCGCTCGATGATGAAATTGACTACTGCTGCAGAAACTTGTAAACATGTTCTATCTACGATGAGCACTGCTCACTGCTTTGTTGAATCACTCTGTGAAGGAGTAGATTTAAGCCATAATATTACAAGGGCGAGATTTGAATCACTTATAGCTTCAGTTCTTCAAGAATATCTACAACCTGTATCTGAAGCTCTAGCAAAAGCACAAATAGAGAGCAGTTCAATAGACAAAGTAGTGTTAAGTGGAGGATCGGTAAAAATACCTAAACTGCAACAAACGTTTGCTGACCGTTTTTCTCAAGCTGAAGTTCTTGGGGGGATGAATCCTGATGAAGTTATTGCTATTGGAGCTGCACGACATGGTAGCTACCTTTCCGATCCAACTGACCCCGACTGTGAACTTTTAGCAATGGAAGTTTCAGCCATGTCCCGAGCATTATATGTAAAGCAGCTGAGTGCACCAGAATTCCTTTGTGTAATACCTGCTTTCACTCCAGTGCCCGTGAAGCGAGTTAAAAAGTACAGTGTCCAGTCATGTGCGGAAGTGTGGTTTGAGCTGTATGAAGAGAAGGAGACACTTTTAGGGAAAGTTTTACTGCGTGATATTGAAACCCCTACCCAAGTGACAGTGGAAATAAGCATTAGTAGTGTTGGTGGTGTACATGCCACTTTCACAGATAATTCCAGCAAGAAAAAGTGTAGTTTAAAACTTAATCCTCCAGTATAA